A single Fusarium oxysporum Fo47 chromosome IV, complete sequence DNA region contains:
- a CDS encoding cytochrome P450 → MHTPTSYPPPFPEVSQNVTIVAMAERAAVVVYRLYFHPLAKYPGPFWARISAVPAYYYTLRQDRHVWFWQLQEKYGPTFRITPNSVLINTPTGFKTIFNNKANVKKAEYYKTYPRNVHVMTTWNTIDKTMHARKRRVMNHAFSDKALRSCEPFIQSNIDRWIELLDQEIGEKKWSSSLNMARWADHLIFDTLGELCFGKSFSMKEHDSELRHIPTLMTDFMSTIHPIAYSPFAPLWAWLKPRGLDYLLAEAAPPAFSKWQAFVEQCFTERVQAENEMRGLWEKGDGRKDFFHYLFQAVDPDTGKGYSKDELFGESESLIIAGSDTSAISLAASFFYLSRYPHVQQKLAREVKSVFSSVDDIKGGPALYSCQYLRAVIDETLRMSPPVPADLSREVQEGGILVDGEYIPQGMKVSTASYCMHHNPDIYPEPFRFRPERWIVDEKNEFGVSPESVSLAESAFMPFSAGPRGCVGKNLAYLEMSLALAKIVYHFEIRRDFSSNLGGGSPDAIEGRHTVDQYQLRDIFVAIRDGPMVQLARRSRTD, encoded by the exons ATGCACACACCCACATCTTACCCTCCACCATTCCCTGAGGTCAGCCAGAACGTCACGATAGTCGCAATGGCTGAAAGGG CCGCTGTTGTGGTTTACAGATTATACTTTCATCCCCTCGCCAAATATCCTGGCCCCTTTTGGGCACGCATCTCAGCAGTCCCTGCATACTACTACACTCTCAGACAGGATCGACATGTATGGTTCTGGCAACTGCAAGAGAAATACG GTCCAACCTTTCGTATTACCCCCAATAGTGTCTTGATCAACACTCCCACCGGCTTCAAGACCATTTTTAACAACAAGGCAAATGTCAAAAAGGCCGAATACTATAAGACATACCCACGTAATGTTCATGTCATGACAACATGGAACACTATCGACAAGACTATGCATGCTCGAAAGAGGCGAGTTATGAACCATGCCTTTTCTGACAAAGCACTACGCTCCTGCGAACCTTTCATCCAATCCAACATTGACCGATGGATTGAGCTGCTCGACCAAGAGATTGGAGAGAAGAAATGGTCTTCCTCTCTGAACATGGCTCGTTGGGCggatcatctcatcttcgaTACCCTTGGAGAGTTATGTTTTGGCAAATCGTTTAGCATGAAGGAGCACGATAGCGAGTTACGACACATTCCAACACTCATGACTGACTTTATGTCGACAATCCACCCG ATTGCCTACTCCCCTTTTGCTCCTCTCTGGGCATGGCTCAAGCCCCGAGGTTTAGATTATCTTCTTGCAGAAGCAGCTCCTCCAGCCTTTAGCAAGTGGCAGGCTTTTGTCGAGCAATGCTTCACTGAGAGAGTCCAAGCCGAAAACGAGATGCGAGGCTTATGGGAGAAAGGTGATGGCCGAAAAGACTTCTTTCACTATCTCTTCCAGGCCGTGGACCCCGATACTGGAAAAGGGTACAGCAAAGATGAGCTTTTTGGCGAGAGCGAGTCTCTTATAATTGCCGGCTCCGACACCTCGGCTATAAGTCTCGCCGCTTCTTTCTTTTACCTTTCTCGATACCCACATGTTCAACAAAAGCTTGCAAGGGAAGTCAAGTCTGTCTTTTCCAGCGTGGACGACATCAAGGGTGGTCCAGCTCTTTACTCCTGTCAATATCTTAGAGCCGTCATTGACGAGACGCTGCGTATGAGCCCACCTGTTCCAGCAGATCTTTCAcgagaagttcaagaaggtGGAATTCTTGTTGACGGGGAGTATATTCCGCAGGGCATGAAAGTCAGCACCGCATCATACTGCATGCACCACAATCCTGACATCTATCCCGAACCATTCAGGTTCCGTCCAGAGCGTTggattgttgatgagaagaatgagtTTGGTGTTTCTCCTGAGAGTGTCTCTCTAGCCGAGAGTGCATTTATGCCTTTCTCTGCAGGCCCTCGAGGATGCGTTGGGAAGAACCTGGCTTATCTTGAGATGAGTCTGGCTCTGGCCAAGATTGTTTACCACTTTGAGATCCGACGTGACTTCAGCAGCAATCTTGGAGGTGGCAGTCCTGACGCTATCGAAGGACGCCATACTGTTGATCAGTACCAATTGCGAGATATCTTCGTTGCCATCAGAGATGGACCTATGGTACAGCTCGCCAGACGTTCACGGACAGATTGA